A window of Danio aesculapii chromosome 16, fDanAes4.1, whole genome shotgun sequence genomic DNA:
cctgaattaataaagggactaagccgaaaagaaaatgaatgaatgaatgaatgatgattttACAAACTTATTGAAATAGATTTAAGATAAAGTAGCGAAATTActgaaactaaaactaaaataaaatgactattatttttatttattgctttaattaattaacaaaaatataatctattaaaaatagatattatacTATTAGAACACGCATAGAAACAAAAATCCAAGGCCATAACTAACGTATGTATCATccatgtaattatttttaattttgagtatATATCATTGTGTTCCATGGTAATAATTGGTTAATCCTATCAGACAAGCTTTAATTTAATTcttattaattgcatttttaaatattctataCCATATAATGCCTCAGTACTCATGTACaagtataattacattttttattttgcatggtAATACGACTATAACGCTTTCCTATTGGCCACCAGAATATGTCACTCAAACCTGCCAGGCCTCCGTAGGTCACGCCCCCGCGTTTATCCAAAACTATAAAAGTGAAACAATGTAGGGAAACTCGATTTCCGGAGCGGACGCTTTCACAAATAGCGTTTATACTTCACACTCCACGTGTTTACGAACAAAGAAATGCACCTTTGCATCTGAAACCATGTTTTATTGTCgatttctgctttatttttatcTGCTGTATTTCAGCGCGGCGTTTCGCTTAACAGCCGCGTCTGCACATGGAAACGCCAAACCGCCAAACTAATCTACATTTAGTGAAGCGAAACGCAATTAAAACCAGGCCCAGCGATGCTCTCGGAGGGCTTGAACCCGGGGATCCCGCTCCTGCATTTCAGGTGCACACTCTGGACGGAGTGTTTGTTTACAGTCCTCGGAATGAGTCGGGGCGCGCGCTCATCGTGCACGCGTTCACCAATAAATCCGCTTTCCTCGAGTGTTTGTGGACGTGGAGCGAGTCTCTGTCGGACCTGCTGGATTACCTGCCGTCCAGCACTGAAGTTTTAATACTGTCCATGGATGAGACTGCTGAACAGGACGCTCTCTGGATGAGGGAACAGGTGTACAGAGCCGCTACTCACAGGTACTGACAGTGCAGACCTGTGGACCGTAACTCTTGCGTTACCATATTATTCTGCATTACCTTCTGattgttgggttaaaaaaaactaatgtattgctgttttaatcttaaaatggaaaaaagaaagatTTTACTCTTACTGAAGATTTCCCTAAGGCtaacacatactttcacattcCTTAAGGTAACATTTAAAGTCATTAGCTATATGTGGATATATGTATATCTAATCTATTGTTATTTTAAtcttactctttaaaaaaaaaaaaaaaaaaaccctcctaTCTATCGTTTCATCCATCTATCGttttatctatcattctgtcgTTCCATCTATCGATCTAttcatctattgttctatccatctatcattccattaatccatctattgttccatccatctatcattctattaatccatctattgttccatctctcattccatccagtCATCTATcgtaccatccatccatccatccatccatccattcttctatCGTTCCAcccatctatcgttccatctatcgttccatccagccatctatcgttccatccagccatctatagttccatccagccatccatcgttccatccatctatcgttttatctatcattctgtcgttccatctatcgttccatccagccatctatcgttccatctatcgttccatctatcgtaccatctatcgttccatccatctatcattccacCCATCCgtctatcgttccatctatcattctgtctctctatctatcaTTATTTCTatcgttctgtcattctatccatcTATAATTTCAATGTAAAGCATGGTCTAGGGCAGTGGGTTTGAACCTGGTCTGAGGAGTATTTAAAGGAAAGCATGTGTGAATGTTTGTAATGATTGTAAttaagtaaaattgtaaaaaaaaaacgtaattttaTTAAGTATAAAGTTGTTTTAAAGACCTAATCTATACTATGTAtttgcttttttacattttaagatagCGCCATGGGGACATGGGAGTATATCTGACTTGGTCCGTTGCATAGGGGGTATAGAAGTACTGTATTTAAGTGTTATTGTttagcgatagatagatagatgggtagattATTATAGTTTTGTATATTGTAATACTATGATATCTTAGTCACAGTACTTTATACACCATTACTGTACCATAGTTCCATTACACAGTAGGGAAATAACAAGAAACTAATTGTGAGCCTAAAACCAAGTTacaaatttttcatttatttatttatttatttatttatttattttagaggaAAGGAGATATTATCCAGACTGCATTTCTCCCCGACGCACGTGTACAATCTTGGAAACTGGATACCTAGAGTTTTGTACACATGGGGATGTGGAGGACATAACTGCGGCCTCGCTCAGGTTGTTTTTTCCTCTCCAGGTGAGTACTGCACGTCTTTAACTAATCACATGACATATCTCCTATTACCATATCTGACAGGAGACTTCCTTCCTTCATGAACTCGAACAATGTTCATAAAAGGAattgctattattttaataaacaagtcCGCATTCAATGATAAAGCGTTGGAAGAACTAATTGATCATCCTAAACCTCCATCACCATCGTGACATTAAAAGTTAATTTTGAGATTTTTGTGGTTGTAAATACATGTATGCATGTGTTTAAaggggacagttcatccaaaaatgaaaatactgtaatttacttccatttcacttgttcaaaacaagttattttattattattattttttgatatgtttaacactaaagatatattaaaatatgttggaaattggtaaccattgacatccagaCATGATAGGAAAAATAAATTCTGTGGAAGTTGATGGTAACAAGTTTCCAACTATCTCTTTATTGCTTCAGCATGCCAAGACattttagaccagtgtttctcaaccacgttcctggaggaccaccagcactgcgtGTTTTGGaagtctcctttgtctgtcacacccattacaggtctttcagtgtctgctaatgagctgatgatctaaatcaggtgtgtttggtatagaagacatggaaaatgtgcagagctggtgatcCTCCTGGAACAAGGCTGAGAAGCACCGTTTTAGACTATTTTGTGCTCAACTTTGTGGGTACACTTTAGTGGTGGCTTCATGTTCAAACATGACTGTGCATCTGGGAACAAAGCTAGGTCTATAAAGACATAAATGAGTGAGATTGGCATGGAGAAAATGGACTGTCCTGCACAGAGTCCTGACTTTCAACTTGATTAAACATCTTTGGGATGAATTCGTGCAGGGGTgctctaatttatttcataagaatgacaaaaccaaatatcattgagaccAATggaccgaaggtaaatataccaagctattttactttaaagttgccatgggtaattgcCTAATTTGtttagtaatatttaaaacataaacatcactttaaattgGCAAGTATATTAATTATaacttgcaataaaaacataaacaatgatATAAGACAgtagagttcaatgctgaatacatgaGTCTGCCTTTgctcaaagtctctgcattgtacTCCATCCGTCAGGTGACCATGTGTACATTTTAAgctaaattacagcatttaaattaaGACATTTCATTTAACTTGGCTATTTTTTAAgcttaacaattaaacaaacaaataaaaggttacatttaaatttgaaatgactatCTAAACCAAcgccatcattctccctcttctcagatgggatggcgggccaaattttggcccgcgggccctagtttaaGCATCTCTGAATTAGAGCATGGGTCTCAAATTTCAATTCTtggaaggccgcagctctgcacagttttgctccaaccataatcaaacaaagctgatccaactaatcaaggtgatcAAAACTACTAGAGACCATTCATAGatgtatacactagatatcacatacggaccctgagtatgcgtcaatagcgccgccatatttgtacagtgctcccaggacaagtgtcattcaaccgcactagtcaagaccgTGTTActatgtgaagatgctggactttagcgctgcgtACAGGTGTATTAACGAGGaaacaaagaaaagttttttacgtttttgtatgttatgaacttttgtcataaacaggtaacgttattgatgataatacagtcacccACTGCATtaaccataaggcaaagtagcaccagctCGCATTAAACACTccgcttatgctagttttgttgaataaaatcagcaaacaaagcaaaagaaatatgacaacgagatgctgaggtgctggaaacttgtattattgttggcTAGTGAAGGAGTCGTttataacggagattcattcacaacgaatcgctccctccgtcagtatgagaagtgaaagcaggagaagggtgtgtgtttcaggacacagataagatcaaatttaacagggagggtgtatagtacatttccatacacacaaacacaagctttttgtcaggaatgcctgagCGATCACTGATCTctatcaatgtagaaaagtgatgtaaaattatacgtctcgtaatttaaaaaattgcatactgacctccggaaaaactcccgatcatagatatgtatatatgtgcatttctctggctctggatggccacagtcctccactgcagcttggtcctgtgttcatttcaaaggagcgctaccctgtactaaaatggcggctctattgacgcattccttctaatagacaacagggtaggcgacatctaatgtatatatctatggagactattaagcaggtgtcaGTTGgtggtggttggagctaaactatgcagaactgcggccctccaggaattgagtttgagaatTTAATTAGAGCACACAGCACTGGTGTCCAACtccattcctggagggctgcagctctgcgtagtttagctttaaccctaattaaacacacctgatcaaattgtgtccttcaggtttgtttgaaacccacaggctgcggtcacactgcacttttcttcccaaagacttccattcatatgcacttgaatgcgtcagaccggaaacgcagggtcatgcttCAAGTTTCGCCGATCGCTGAGTTGGAAAGTTTAAGCTTGAACACTGCAAAATCGCATtacgtgattgcgtgagaccaatcgaggatcaaaacaagacctctttggatagaaatttaaaacatggactaaatcgctcgcttttttttaaaaatgtctaattatcttatTTCATCCTCCCACACCTTTTCGCAGTGCTGTACTagagaatttcgcaagctcaaactctagtgtgactgctgCTTAATGCTGCGGTCACTGGTGTttgtgcttgcgaaattctgtagtatggCGCTACATAAAGGGGAGGGACATTTAAATATGGAACAATTGCTCACTATTTTTAATTTCGGTAcggagaggtcctgttttgatcctcgattggtctcacgcaaNNNNNNNNNNNNNNNNNNNNNNNNNNNNNNNNNNNNNNNNNNNNNNNNNNNNNNNNNNNNNNNNNNNNNNNNNNNNNNNNNNNNNNNNNNNNNNNNNNNNTACTTTTAATGACCTCACCAAACCCCACCCTTAACCCTACacgtcacagtgatgtcactcactccattgagtgcactcagcttgcatcataaaggctgcatccataTATAAATTTACTCCACTATATCATATATATTCAAAAtgaattttgtgtttaacaaatgaaagcaactcaaacaggtttgaaatgtaatgacagaatttaaatctGATTTAACAGATAATTAAGGAATTTACCATCAGGCATTAGATTAACACCGTCTGTCAGGAATCCAAacgtgttctctaattttgatccgTGCTCTTTTATCAGATATTTCATTTTGGTCTTCCTACTGTGTACATGCTGCAACTCATGCCTAAAAACTGCTCTTTTATGATACCTTTAAATAGGACTAAGCAGTGACCCTCAAGGTATTGGAAACTAGGTTGTTTTCTAGTTTTGATCTCCTCTGTATTAAATGTTTACCTGCAGTAAAATCCTGCTGAAAAATCAGTGGTGGATCAGTCGTTCTGCGTGATGAGAAATCTGGGAGGAGGTTCAGGATCAGGTCCTCTCTTTCCAAATACGGCCTGATGGTGCCAACAATATCTGATTCAGGATCATGATAGGGGAAGACGCCAGACTCCTCAAATGCACCTGGCTGAGAGTTACAGATGGAAAGTTGAGAAATAACACAGACCCtttatttgttatgtttttaGCCCCaagatttttgttattaatatgtaATCTCCCTTTTGTCCAACAGCCCCGCAGCTTGACAAAGATactaaacactgcaaatgatgtagtcataatatttgaaatattgtaGTCTCGTTTTAAATAAAGTTGGAAAAACCTAATGCATATAAAAACGtcttattattaaattaagtgcATTTATTGAGGATATTTAGTGTACGATTTTAACTTCTTTGAGGTAGATCAattagttacactgtaaaaagtcataCCTtaaaagaagtgagtaaacccattgtaacttagaACTGTTCAGTTGATTTGAcctaatttttataataatgcacatagttcatttacttaaggCACCAGGGTTACTCACAATTTATGTAGTCAAtagatcattttaaaaacaactggtttactcatttaagtcaactaatcatattaaaagcaacaggtttagtcTATTTCAAGTCGACTAATCATACTAAAAgccaacaggtttactcaattattttaagTCAATTACCCGTTTAAAAAGCAAGGTTTACTTACGCATTGCAAGTAACgttaactaatcattttaaaagcaactggtttactagTTAAGTAAACTATTTGTTTTGAAAGCAACCAGTTTACTcattttaggtaaagtcaaccaatctctttaaaagcaacaggtttactcacctattttaagtcaactaatcgttttaaaagcaacaggtttactcacctattttaagtcaactaatcgttttataagcaacaagtttactcgcTCAttgtaaataaagtcaactaatcgttttaaaagcaacaggtttactcgcctattttaagtcaactaatcgttttaaaagcaacaggtttactcgcctattttaagtcaactaatcgttttataagcaacaagtttactcgcTCAttgtaagtaaagtcaactaatcgttttaaaagcaacaggtttactcgcctattttaagtcaactaatcgttttaaaagcaacaggtttactcgcctattttaagtcaactaatcgttttaaaagcaacaggcttactcacctattttaagtcaactaatcgctttaaaagcaacaggtttactcacctattttaagtcaactaatcgttttaaaagcaacaggtttactcgcctattttaaagtcaactaatcgttttaaaagcaacaggtttactcgcctattttaaagtcaactaatcgttttaaaagcaacaggtttactcacctattttaagtcaactaatcgttttaaaagaaacaggtttactcgcctattttaagtcaactaatcgttttaaaagcaacaggtttactcattttaagtaaagtcaactaatcgttttaaaagcaacaggatTGCTAGCTTATTgcaagtaaattcaactaatcgcttttaaaaacAACCGATTTACtagcttattttaagtaaattaatcgctttaaaagcaacaagtttactcgctttaagtcaactaatcgttttaaaagcaacaagtttactcgcctattttaagtcaactaatcgttttaaaagcaacaggtttactcattttaagtaaagtcaactaatcgttttaaaagcaacaggatTGCTAGCTTATTgcaagtaaattcaactaatcgcttttaaaacaACCGGTTTACtagcttattttaagtaaattaatcactttaaaagcaacaagtttactagcttattttaagtcaactaatcattttaaaagcaaaaggaTTACTCACTTACTGTAAGTGAAgtcaattaatcattttaaaagcaacaggattactcactttaagtaaagtcaattaatcattCTTTACAGTATACCATAATTTTCTTAATGAATATCATGTAgataatatatgaaatattgtGTCTGGCTGATTGATTTCGTCTAATATTAATATCTGATAACAGTAATAAATTCATGAGAACAGTCAGACTGTAGGACttgtgtacattaaaaaaaaaatcaatcgcTCACAAAACAAACATGCCAAAACttcttgacattttttaaatctattagacatttttaaatcttaaaactCTTGATGactgaagtgtgtgtgcgtgtgtgtgtgtgtgcgtgtgtgtgtgtgtgtgtttaccttggAACTGAAGGTTGATCCATCAATGTTCTCACACACCTTTTGGAGCAGTTTACTTTCCACATCTAGACAACATAGAAGCAAAACCTGAATTGATTAATAATTTGGGTGATTATGTAGCTCAAAAGCATCAAAGTTATGGGTTTTTATACGACAAGTTCAAATATAAAGATGTTTTAAAGGGATGGGTTAGGGTTAGAATGAAGAATTTCGTTTAAATCAAACTTATTTACACTACAGAATACAGAATGTTAagctttttattataatattttaagtcTAAACTGAGATAAAACTTTCAATTTGAAGAAATGTCCATAACCAGAGTTGTGAAATCAAACTCAAatgtgtggcaaaaaaaaaaaaaaaaaaaaaacgcaaaactgcaaggtttaaattaaaaacttcaagaaaaatgtcagaatttagaattccaaaaaaagaatattttttaatatgtacaTTTACAATTACAGGTCGGAATTGCAAAATTCTATGAAATGAACTTTTTTTGAGATGTAAATTTAAGAATTCTGAGAAAgtcaaaattgcaaaaaaaaaaaaaaaaaagtatttagtgGAAATTTGCAATTCTGCAAATTTCTGCTATTTAAAACTCTAAATCTCAAAATTGTGACTTTCTTTCATGGAAATTTGCAATTCcgatcatcaaaaaaaaaaaaaataaataaataaaggcagaATTTTGATATGTAAATTCAAGAATTCAGACAAAATGTCAGAATTGTAAGAAGTAAGTTCAAAATTTCAAGGAAAAAGTCTGAATTTTGAGAAGCAAATTAAGTTTTccaaaaaaaaggttttttttttaaatataaattctatgaaataaattcagaattgcaagatgtaaaatcaaaattccaaaaaaaaaaaaagtatttagtgGAAATTTGAAACCAAATTGGAAAATTCCAAAATAAAGCGTGTTTTGTAAGATGGTCGGAATTGTTAATTTCTACAAAATAAAGTCTGAATCAAGTCTAAAgttaaataaattctaaaattaaataaagtctgaataattttttaattgtacGAAATTTCAAAGAAAATTTTCTGAATTTGGGATGCAAATGTAAATGTAGAAGTCCTAGTTGGaatttcaaaaaaaataaattaattaatgtaaattaaaaacatcaGTGAAAAAATCTGAATTGCAAGACGTAAATTCAAAACTCTAAAAGTCAGAATACTGAGATGCAAATTtggaaaacttaaaaaaaaaaaaaatgatgtaaatttacagttttaGGTTGTAATTGCAAATTTCCacaaaataaagtcagaattttgagatgCAAATTCAAGAATTCAGACAcatgaagtcagaattgcaagatgtaaatTCAAAATTCCTAGAAAAAAGTCTGGATTTTGATATTCTAATTTAGATTATCAAAATCAAAAGTAGCATTTTTAATTCTATGAAATGTATTCAGAATTGTAAGACGTAAATTCAAatttccaagaaaaaaaaaaacagaatttcgaaatgcaatttttttcaaaaagtatttaatagaaatacacccccccccccttttttttgtaATTCTAAATTTGCATTTCAAAATTCCTGAGTTTAGTTTGCAAATTTGACAGACCGTCTCATGTGAATTCAGACAcatgaagtcagaattgcaagacgCAAATTAAaaattccaagaaaaaaaaagtctcaattTCGAGATGGTATTTAGATTTCCAAAAAAAAGGAGTTTTTGAGATGTCAATACAGAATTCCAGGTCGGAATTGCAAATTTCCATGAAGATGTTTGAGAGAGTAGAGATTCCAAGTCAGAAATTCAGAATTTGAAAGTGTCATTGCAAAAAGTAATCCTGTGGTGAAACCCAGCGTCAATACAAAATTATGGAATGGCTTAAGAATTCATGTTATTGAGTGTTCTTGCTAGTGTGAACTGCTTCAATGGTATTCAAACAAAGCATTGGCATCTCACCATGCAGCATTCTGAAGTCCTCAACAGAAAACATGTGTTCTTCAGTGGGTGGTGAAGCTATTGCCTTCAGCTCCTGCTTAAGTCATCATAGATGGGGTCACTCTGATTGACCACCCCTATAGCGAACATGGTGATGTTGTCTGAATGGGCTTCTCTGACCGCGTCCTCAAGCTTCACAGTGTCCCGATGATCTGTCTGACCATCAGTAATGACCATCGCCACTTTCCTCACTCCAGGCCGAGCAAAAGCAAACATCTCATTGGCTTTTCTGATGCCACTTCCTGTGTAAGTTCCCTCTCCGATGTAGGGCATCCTCCGTACGGCTGCTTTGACTTCATCCCGGGTTAACCTGTCTTGTATATTTGGTGACCAACAGGTTATGTGGCTGTAGAGGACGATGCCCACGCGTGTGACCTCTGGACTGACTGAATGTGCGGGTCGATTAAGGTATTTACAAAGTCTTTAATGACTTCAAAGTTCTCCGGGCCGACGCTCTCAGAGCTGTCGATCACAAACACCAGCTCAGAGGATTTAACTCTGCAGATCCGGCCACAGCCTGACAATACAGAGTAGGATGACATCGGTGTCTGTGTAATTTATcatacaatatttaaatttagCAAATGATTGACTGTTGGGTTACTTACCACAAATAGATCTGATCAGAGATATTATGTCTTCTCTCTggaatacacataataaatatatatatataaattattaattactattttttaaaatatgtatttattatttattttgtttcttttaaaattattaacatttttactttgCTGTCTTTAAACTGTTACATATAAAttttttgaattaaaaatatatatacaacacaccacacacacacacacaggccactttaattaggtacacctgtccaactgctcattaacaaaaacttttaatcagccaatcacatggcagcaacttatgCATttaggtcaagacgatctgctgcagttcaaaccgagcattagatTGGGCAAggaaggtgatttaggtgacttgaatgtggcatggttgttgctgccagacgggctagtctgagtatttcagaaactgctgatctactgggatttgagcagtacaaattgagcatcgtgtcaacaccacaaccttcctgagtattgttgcggaccatgtccatccctttgtgaCCACTGTGTACCCATTgtgtgatggctacttccagcagattAACGTGCCATGTTAtaatgtttcttgaacatgacaatgagttcactactgaaatggcctccacagtcaccagatcttgaGGTGAGGTGGAACAGGATATTtgcatctgcagcaactgtgtaatgCATATTtccaataaagtggccgataaataaataaataaatatctatctatctatctatctatatatatatatattatatatatatatatatatatatattatatatatatatatatatatatatatatatatatatatatatatatatatatataatatatatgtgtgtgtatatgtatatgtatatgtatatacaggcGCAAAACATGTTTATAGAGGATGACAAAATGAATTCTTTATTGAAATCTGTGTACGTACCGTCAGACCAGGTTTCTCCTTTTTCCCTGCATTACCCTGTGAGTAGAagacaatatttatttgttaaatccaGTAAATATAGAGATGTGTGTTTAAATTGTGCTTGGAATCATTAGGAAACAGACCCACACTGAGTGGGATTCAAAAGGGGCAATTCTGGCATGGGCGGTGAATGCACCAACTAGCACCCTAATGACTGAAGCTATTGGCTAAATAGCCTCTAAAGAGCCAACtctcactagctggcctccattacacaagCCTAAAAACTCATTTCCATCCaggtcacagcaccaatgtaaccTTCCGGTTCAAGTCAACCTGATCAGAGCGGACTTTGAACTGGCATTTTTGTCATGAAAGATGATAGTTGCTAGTATGCTTATTAAAATCAGAGGAGGAAGGTTTACTTGTACAAACTCTTCCTAACAGCCCACTAAGCAATTTTGTTTTtcagacatctaatagacatctaaacatagacggcCTGGctcaaacaaggctaaatttagactgtcagtgaacatctaatagaGTAAGCCCAAATAGCcgaaaactagactagtcatcaaatatactgattagacagacttcacatgtgcATTCACTTTACTGTATATTTGATGATTTTCACTATCCTAAGActtctgttagattttcacttaCAGCCAAAATTaaaccttgttttagccaagatgtcctGTGTTAAGAAGTCTAGTGATGTCTGTTATACTTTTtaacacaaagaaaatgtttgctgGGTGGCCTTCATTATTATACTCAAGGAGACAATGACAAGTTATCAAATGTTTTTCTCACCGGTGGTCCTGTTAGGCCTTGTTCCCCTGGCGTCCTTCTTCTCCTTTGCGTCCTTGAGCTCCTGGAAACCCACGGTCACCCTACAAATGCAGCAGTAAGATCAAAAGTGAACATCAAAAATTGTTTTTCAAAACATGCAATGGAACATTttaactttgtttaaattcaagaGATCTCGAGTTTTATTGAAAAGAGGCAGCTCAGAAATGCTCCCTCACATCTCCTCATACAGTCATGAAGGTTTGGAATGATATTAGAGTGAGTAGATGGTGATACATTTTTACATGCTATAGAACAAGTATGACTTCTCACCTTCTGCCCTGGTAGGCCCTCTCCAGTTAACCCTCTTGCCCCCTGTAAACCCTGATATCCAGGTTCACCCTGTCCAGAAAAAAGAAACGGGTGAAGTTCATATGTAttaaactgtttcagtgtttcacaacTACAGTACATCCATTGTTTTGTGTGCTGCTGAGGTGCCTGATTCCTGTTACCTTTTGTCCTTGTATGCCCTCTCCTGGTAATCCTGGAGGACCAACTGGCCCTGTTGACCAATAGAGCCCTGCATAT
This region includes:
- the si:dkey-256h2.1 gene encoding uncharacterized protein si:dkey-256h2.1 produces the protein METPNRQTNLHLVKRNAIKTRPSDALGGLEPGDPAPAFQVHTLDGVFVYSPRNESGRALIVHAFTNKSAFLECLWTWSESLSDLLDYLPSSTEVLILSMDETAEQDALWMREQVYRAATHRGKEILSRLHFSPTHVYNLGNWIPRVLYTWGCGGHNCGLAQVVFSSPVLY